The genomic region GTCCTCCCAAAGCTCATACTGTTCGTCGCCGATGCCGGCCGGCAAACCCACGACGGCGCAACGGCCGATTTCTCGATGGATGAACTTCAGCGGCACCTCACGGCGAGGTTCTTCTTCCGCGTGATCGACAAGAGGCGGCGCGGACGATTCCCGCCGCTTCTTCAAACGGTACACGCGCCCGTTTCGTCTGGCGTCCGAATTATCCGACGTGCTGAAATACAGGTTGCGGTCGCCGATGCAATAGGATCCTCCGCCGTACTCCCTCACATCGTCGTGCAACGCTCGGTTCGGTCCGAGCAACGTCTCGTCCTCCCATAACTCATAGGCCTCCGCGCCGACACCCGGTGGCAGGATGGCGAGATGACAATGGCCCGCCTCCCGCTGAATGAGTTCGAGCTTGACGGCATGGTGATCAGGCCAGACGAGCGTCTCATGCGACTTGTAAGTCACGCCTGGGTCCGGAGATGCCCGGCGGTTATCGTACCCCCCCGGCACATGAAAGCGGATGCAGCCTTCACAATTGGGAAGAGGCAGGAGTCCCGATGCATCCCGGCGAAGCGATGCGCGAATGCTGGCGTAGTTGTCGCCGAACCACGCATCGGCAAAATCCGTCACCGATGTGGCGTATCCCAGCACGACGTCCTGAGCCCGGCAACAGGCGCTCATTTGGCCGTCCAGGCCGATCTCGACGTAATAGTTCGGCGCCACGCATATGCGGAGCGGATCGGCTCGATACGCCTCGGGGCTGCGGGGAAACATCATCCGATGCTGGCCGATCGCGAGTAGCCGCTTGAGATTCCAGTGCAAGCGTGTCCGCGTCGTGTCCATGAATACGCCGCCGCTGTTCAAAGGATCCCCGTCCAGGCTGACCTTGATGACATTTCCCGTACGCGTCAGCCAGTCCTGGATCGCAACGGTCGTCGCGTTCAGATCCTCCGGGCTCGGCGCCTCTTCGAAGGAATTCTGGATGGGGCTGTACCGGTGAAACGCCACCTCTTCAATACCGTGATTCGCCGACCACTGCACGACACGCAGCGCATCAGCGGTCGTCCGTCGAGTCAGCGTGGGATAGACGCCGACCCGCAGCCGCCCTCTATCCCGTCGGCGCAGGAACTTTACGAGCTGCGGCTCTGCTTTCACCCACTCGCCGCCGCGCCGCACCTCGTCGAACCGGGGCCCGACGGCGTCCAACGACAGCATGACCTTGCCGCGCTGACGCAGCAACACGTCGATGACCCGATCCGTAAACAGGGTGCCGTTGGTCTGGACCTTCACGTCGCAGCCGTAGACGCCGATCGTTCCCAACACGGCTTCGATCTGGGGGTGCAGAAGGGGGTCACCCTGGCTGTTCAATTCGACTTCCACCATGAACGGGAACAGCGTTTCGGCCACGGCATAGAACACGTCCAGCGGCATGTGGCTGCGGATCACGCCGGTCTCGTCGAGATATTTTTGGCTTCCGCAGATTTCACAGCGGAGGTTGCACTTGTTCGTCAGGGCGAGATTGCAGAAGACCGGCGGGGGTACGTCCCGGCCGCCGCGGGCGAGGAAATAGGCGGACGCCGGATGGCGCCGCCAGAGCATCGTCGCCAGCTTGTCGCTATAGCCTTTCGTGATGAACCGGTTCAGCAGGGCTTCGGTGGCCTCGTCAACCGTCCTGGAGAAACTCATGACTCTGAGCCGCTCCCCGCGTCGAGATAGATGGAATACCTGCGCCCGTTCGTGTTGGGATCGCTGCGATCGGTCGTCGAGAAGATGAGACTGTCGCCCCAGTGGGAATACCGGCTTCCGCCGTAGGCTTCGATCTGGCTGTGCGGTGCATGGGCGAACCCCAGAGGCAATCCGTCCTCGCAGAGCATCAGCCGGGATCGTCTCGGCTCCTCCACCGTATCGGCTTCCGGCAAGTACTGGGGCACGTACGCGATCCATGCCTGGCCGCCTCGATGGACGAACGGCGTGTCCAACGCCATCTCCGTGCGCCGGCCGGCGATACCGTCCCAATAATTCGTCGAGCCTTTTTTCCGAAACAGATACTCGCTGTTCGCTTCGCCGGCCGTGATATTCAGGAGCTCCAAGCCGAGCTGATTCGTGCAGAAGGCTTTCGTCTCGGCGATGCCCGCGAACTCCATCGGCCAGCCGCCCAGCCAATCCTTCACGTCCGTCCAATACGACATGCCGCGCG from Nitrospira japonica harbors:
- a CDS encoding radical SAM/SPASM domain-containing protein translates to MSFSRTVDEATEALLNRFITKGYSDKLATMLWRRHPASAYFLARGGRDVPPPVFCNLALTNKCNLRCEICGSQKYLDETGVIRSHMPLDVFYAVAETLFPFMVEVELNSQGDPLLHPQIEAVLGTIGVYGCDVKVQTNGTLFTDRVIDVLLRQRGKVMLSLDAVGPRFDEVRRGGEWVKAEPQLVKFLRRRDRGRLRVGVYPTLTRRTTADALRVVQWSANHGIEEVAFHRYSPIQNSFEEAPSPEDLNATTVAIQDWLTRTGNVIKVSLDGDPLNSGGVFMDTTRTRLHWNLKRLLAIGQHRMMFPRSPEAYRADPLRICVAPNYYVEIGLDGQMSACCRAQDVVLGYATSVTDFADAWFGDNYASIRASLRRDASGLLPLPNCEGCIRFHVPGGYDNRRASPDPGVTYKSHETLVWPDHHAVKLELIQREAGHCHLAILPPGVGAEAYELWEDETLLGPNRALHDDVREYGGGSYCIGDRNLYFSTSDNSDARRNGRVYRLKKRRESSAPPLVDHAEEEPRREVPLKFIHREIGRCAVVGLPAGIGDEQYELWEDDIRLGPKASLHDDIRKHGHGRYSIWGAQLYFSASDDSDPKDNGRAYRLKRSNGGGHRQACPVHVGWEPERR